Proteins from a genomic interval of Kitasatospora herbaricolor:
- a CDS encoding TldD/PmbA family protein, with protein MPATTGAGAPHGRAVDPLFLAYPLRALADAALTRARELGVTHADFRLERVRSASWRLRDARPAGTSDSVQLGFAVRVLLDGAWGFAAGVDLTTDAVARVAEQAVAVARLSGGISRAAGSKDLVELAAEPVYPDATWISSYEVNPFEVPDAEKTALLADWSRRLLAADGVSHVQASLLTVQENKFYADTAGTMTTQQRIRLHPEVEATSVDGRTGAFDSMRTLAPPVGRGFEYLRGTGWDWDAELAELPTLLAEKMKAPGVEAGVYDLVVDPSNLWLTIHESIGHATELDRALGYEAAYAGTSFATFDKLGSLRYGSDLMHVTGDRTAEHGLSTIGYDDEGVATQSWDLVKDGVLTGYQLDRGMAALKGLGRSNGCAFADSPAHVPVQRMANVSLQPAADGPDTAGLFEGVEKGLYIVGDRSWSIDMQRYNFQFTGQRAYAIRGGRLAGQVKDFAYQATTTDFWGSMAAVGGPQTYVLGGAFNCGKAQPGQVAAVSHGCPSALFRNVNVLNTQQEAGH; from the coding sequence ATGCCCGCGACGACCGGCGCCGGTGCCCCGCACGGACGCGCCGTCGATCCGCTCTTCCTCGCCTACCCCCTGCGCGCCCTGGCCGACGCGGCGCTCACCCGGGCCCGCGAACTCGGCGTCACGCATGCCGACTTCCGTCTGGAGCGGGTCCGCAGCGCGTCCTGGCGGCTGCGCGACGCCCGGCCGGCCGGCACCTCGGACAGCGTCCAGCTCGGCTTCGCCGTCCGGGTGCTGCTGGACGGCGCCTGGGGCTTCGCGGCCGGGGTGGACCTCACCACCGACGCGGTGGCCCGGGTGGCCGAGCAGGCGGTGGCGGTGGCCCGGCTCTCCGGCGGGATCAGCCGGGCGGCCGGCTCGAAGGACCTGGTGGAGCTGGCCGCGGAGCCGGTGTACCCGGACGCGACCTGGATCTCGTCGTACGAGGTGAACCCCTTCGAGGTGCCGGACGCCGAGAAGACGGCGCTGCTGGCCGACTGGAGCCGGCGGCTGCTGGCCGCCGACGGCGTCTCGCACGTCCAGGCCAGCCTCCTGACGGTGCAGGAGAACAAGTTCTACGCCGACACCGCGGGCACCATGACCACCCAGCAGCGGATCCGGCTGCACCCGGAGGTGGAGGCCACCTCGGTGGACGGGCGGACGGGTGCCTTCGACTCGATGCGGACGCTGGCGCCGCCGGTCGGGCGGGGCTTCGAGTACCTGCGCGGCACCGGCTGGGACTGGGACGCCGAGCTGGCCGAACTGCCCACGCTGCTGGCCGAGAAGATGAAGGCGCCGGGCGTCGAGGCCGGCGTGTACGACCTGGTGGTCGACCCGTCCAACCTCTGGCTGACCATCCACGAGTCGATCGGCCACGCCACCGAGCTGGACCGGGCGCTCGGCTACGAGGCCGCCTACGCGGGCACCTCCTTCGCCACCTTCGACAAGCTCGGCAGCCTGCGGTACGGCTCCGACCTGATGCACGTCACCGGGGACCGGACGGCCGAGCACGGCCTGTCCACCATCGGCTACGACGACGAGGGGGTGGCCACCCAGTCCTGGGACCTGGTCAAGGACGGCGTCCTGACCGGCTACCAGCTCGACCGGGGCATGGCCGCGCTGAAGGGCCTCGGCCGGTCCAACGGGTGCGCGTTCGCGGACTCCCCCGCGCACGTCCCGGTGCAGCGGATGGCCAACGTCTCGCTGCAGCCGGCCGCGGACGGCCCGGACACCGCCGGCCTGTTCGAGGGCGTGGAGAAGGGCCTGTACATCGTCGGCGACCGCTCCTGGTCGATCGACATGCAGCGATACAACTTCCAGTTCACCGGCCAGCGCGCCTACGCGATCCGGGGCGGCCGGCTCGCCGGCCAGGTGAAGGACTTCGCCTACCAGGCCACCACCACCGACTTCTGGGGGTCGATGGCCGCCGTCGGCGGCCCGCAGACCTACGTCCTGGGCGGTGCCTTCAACTGCGGCAAGGCGCAGCCGGGCCAGGTCGCGGCGGTCAGCCACGGCTGCCCGTCCGCGCTCTTCCGCAACGTCAACGTGCTCAACACGCAGCAGGAGGCGGGTCACTGA
- the fabG gene encoding 3-oxoacyl-[acyl-carrier-protein] reductase: MSRSVLVTGGNRGIGLAIAQAFAEAGDKVAITSRSGEVPEALAKYDVLAVRCDIDDAAQVDAAFGEVESKHGAVEVLVANAGITKDTLLLRMTEEDFTSVVDTNLTGAFRVVKRASKLMMRARKGRVVLISSVVGLSGSPGQANYAASKAGLVGFARSLARELGPRNITVNVVAPGFVDTDMTAVLSDERRKEIVAGVPLGRYAAPSEIATTVRFLASDEAAYITGAVIPVDGGLGMGH; encoded by the coding sequence TTGAGCCGCTCGGTTCTCGTCACCGGAGGCAACCGGGGCATCGGCCTCGCGATCGCCCAGGCCTTCGCCGAGGCGGGCGACAAGGTCGCCATCACCAGCCGCTCGGGTGAGGTTCCCGAGGCCCTGGCGAAGTACGACGTGCTCGCGGTCCGCTGCGACATCGACGACGCCGCCCAGGTCGACGCCGCCTTCGGCGAGGTCGAGTCCAAGCACGGCGCGGTCGAGGTGCTGGTCGCCAACGCCGGCATCACCAAGGACACCCTGCTGCTCCGGATGACCGAGGAGGACTTCACCTCGGTCGTCGACACCAACCTCACCGGGGCGTTCCGGGTGGTCAAGCGCGCCTCGAAGCTGATGATGCGCGCCCGCAAGGGCCGCGTGGTGCTGATCTCCTCGGTGGTCGGCCTGAGCGGTTCGCCGGGCCAGGCCAACTACGCCGCGTCCAAGGCCGGCCTGGTCGGGTTCGCCCGTTCGCTGGCCCGGGAGCTCGGACCGCGCAACATCACCGTCAACGTGGTGGCGCCGGGCTTCGTGGACACCGACATGACCGCGGTGCTCAGCGACGAGCGTCGTAAGGAGATCGTCGCGGGGGTGCCGCTCGGCCGGTACGCAGCCCCGTCCGAGATCGCCACCACCGTGCGGTTCCTCGCTTCCGACGAGGCCGCGTACATCACCGGAGCCGTCATTCCCGTAGACGGCGGATTGGGCATGGGTCACTGA
- the fabI gene encoding enoyl-ACP reductase FabI, with protein sequence MSGILEGKRILITGVLMESSIAFHTAKLAQEQGAEIILTAFPRPSLTERIARKLPKPVKVLELDVSSDEQLAGIADQVREHLPTLDGIVHSIGFAPQDALGGNFLNTPWESVATAMQVSAFSLKSLTTALLPLMQDGGSVVGLTFDAQFAWPQYDWMGPAKAALEATSRYMARDLGSRNIRCNLVSAGPIGSMAAKSIPGFSELAAVWDSRSPLKWDLADPEPAGRGVVALLSDWFPKTTGEIIHVDGGLHAIGA encoded by the coding sequence ATGAGCGGAATTCTTGAGGGCAAGCGCATCCTGATCACGGGTGTGCTGATGGAGTCCTCCATCGCCTTCCACACCGCGAAGCTGGCCCAGGAGCAGGGCGCGGAGATCATCCTCACCGCCTTCCCGCGGCCCAGCCTGACCGAGCGGATCGCCCGCAAGCTGCCCAAGCCGGTCAAGGTCCTGGAGCTCGACGTCTCCAGCGACGAGCAGCTGGCCGGCATCGCCGACCAGGTCCGCGAGCACCTGCCGACCCTGGACGGCATCGTCCACTCGATCGGCTTCGCCCCGCAGGACGCCCTCGGCGGCAACTTCCTGAACACCCCGTGGGAGTCCGTGGCCACCGCCATGCAGGTCTCCGCGTTCTCGCTGAAGTCGCTGACGACGGCGCTGCTCCCGCTGATGCAGGACGGCGGTTCGGTGGTCGGCCTGACCTTCGACGCGCAGTTCGCCTGGCCGCAGTACGACTGGATGGGCCCGGCCAAGGCCGCGCTGGAGGCGACCTCCCGCTACATGGCCCGCGACCTCGGGTCCCGCAACATCCGGTGCAACCTGGTCTCGGCCGGCCCGATCGGCTCGATGGCCGCCAAGTCCATCCCCGGCTTCTCGGAGCTGGCGGCGGTCTGGGACTCCCGCTCCCCGCTGAAGTGGGACCTCGCCGACCCGGAGCCGGCCGGCCGCGGCGTCGTCGCGCTGCTCTCGGACTGGTTCCCGAAGACCACCGGCGAGATCATCCACGTCGACGGCGGCCTGCACGCCATCGGCGCCTGA
- a CDS encoding MBL fold metallo-hydrolase, translating to MSEAQPGTTGRRGRLLALAALAAGAGAAAWSLRDLPAAFGRRPDAEREDRVRSSPQYRDGVFHNAPSSLARDSARPEIDRGTVRRMLFEREGRTPTLPVPTVRTAGGPRQAAEGVEITWYGHASALVEIEGARVLLDPIWSDRCSPAAHVGPKRLHPVPVELEELPPVDAVLISHDHYDHLDMATVKRLVRSQSAPFAVPLGIGGHLRRWGVPEHRIIELDWDETCTLGDLVLTLTSAHHFSGRGLTRNTTLWGSWVIAGPTRKVFYTGDSGYFEGYKAIGEQHGPFDAALVQIGAYDEAWSDIHMTPEDAVQAHRDLDAGLLVPVHWCTFNLGLHPWAEPVERLLAEAKSQAVPLAVPRPGERVDVDNPPELDGWWEGLA from the coding sequence ATGAGCGAGGCACAGCCCGGTACCACCGGCCGACGGGGACGACTGCTGGCCCTGGCGGCCCTGGCCGCGGGAGCGGGAGCGGCCGCCTGGTCGCTGCGCGACCTGCCGGCGGCCTTCGGGCGGCGCCCCGACGCCGAGCGGGAGGATCGGGTCCGCAGCTCGCCCCAGTACCGGGACGGCGTCTTCCACAACGCCCCGTCCTCGCTGGCCCGGGACAGCGCCCGGCCGGAGATCGACCGCGGCACGGTCCGCCGGATGCTGTTCGAGCGCGAGGGCCGCACGCCGACCCTGCCGGTGCCGACCGTCCGGACGGCGGGCGGGCCGCGGCAGGCGGCCGAGGGCGTCGAGATCACCTGGTACGGGCACGCCTCCGCGCTGGTCGAGATCGAGGGCGCCCGGGTGCTGCTGGACCCGATCTGGAGCGACCGCTGCTCCCCCGCCGCGCACGTCGGCCCCAAGCGGCTGCACCCGGTGCCGGTGGAGCTGGAGGAGCTGCCGCCGGTGGACGCCGTGCTGATCTCGCACGACCACTACGACCACCTCGACATGGCGACCGTGAAGCGGCTGGTGCGCAGCCAGTCCGCGCCGTTCGCGGTGCCGCTCGGCATCGGCGGCCACCTGCGGCGCTGGGGCGTGCCGGAGCACCGGATCATCGAGCTGGACTGGGACGAGACCTGCACCCTGGGCGACCTGGTGCTCACGCTGACCTCCGCGCACCACTTCTCCGGCCGCGGCCTGACCCGCAACACCACCCTGTGGGGCTCCTGGGTGATCGCCGGTCCGACCCGCAAGGTGTTCTACACCGGCGACTCGGGCTACTTCGAGGGGTACAAGGCGATCGGTGAGCAGCACGGCCCGTTCGACGCCGCGCTGGTGCAGATCGGTGCGTACGACGAGGCGTGGTCGGACATCCACATGACGCCGGAGGACGCCGTCCAGGCTCACCGGGACCTCGACGCCGGGCTGCTCGTCCCGGTGCACTGGTGCACCTTCAACCTGGGGCTGCACCCGTGGGCGGAGCCGGTGGAGCGGCTGCTGGCCGAGGCGAAGTCGCAGGCCGTGCCGCTGGCGGTGCCGCGTCCGGGCGAGCGGGTGGACGTGGACAACCCGCCGGAGCTGGACGGCTGGTGGGAGGGCCTGGCCTGA